One window of the Perca fluviatilis chromosome 5, GENO_Pfluv_1.0, whole genome shotgun sequence genome contains the following:
- the pfdn4 gene encoding prefoldin subunit 4 — protein MAATMKGPGVEDVNVTFEDQQKINKFARNTSRMTELKNEIEAKKKSLQNLQDASDDLMMLDDDSLLIPYQIGDVFVSHSQEETQEMLEAAKETLEQEVKGLEERVSAIQQVLGDLKVHLYAKFGNNINLEADES, from the exons ATGGCAGCCACCATGAAGGGACCT GGAGTTGAAGATGTGAATGTTACTTTTGAAGACCAACAGAAGATCAATAAATTTGCCAGGAACACGAGTCGGATGACCGAGCTGAAAAATGAAATTGAGGCAAAGAAA AAATCGCTGCAGAACTTACAGGATGCCAGCGATGACCTAATGATGTTAGACGACGACTCTCTGTTGATCCCATATCAAATCGGCGATGTCTTTGTCAGTCACAGTCAGGAAGAAACGCAAGAGATGCTGGAGGCCGCAAAG GAAACACTGGAGCAGGAGGTCAAAGGCCTTGAGGAACGAGTGTCAGCGATACAGCAAGTATTGGGTGATCTGAAGGTCCACCTCTATGCCAAGTTTGGTAACAACATTAACCTGGAGGCAGACGAAAGCTGA
- the LOC120558451 gene encoding N-acetyltransferase 8, which yields MAQKNDFRFSIREYRPSDEHVVMSLFRDGILEHVYPAFFKAMSHPDHVGVALSLSMAGYVLGGSSYFQALLFGSAWAGLLYYCCHEIYEGYMTGRLSTDMADIRANYLENPDSGLWVAEADADANGHSEVVGMVAVTGKRRGEKGERFDEWNGGAMGDGPEFAQDAVDGSYGEMSHAVVAFPWRRRHLGSQLTGKALDFCKERGYARLVLDVSSPQTAAISLYQKFGFVQTECHRNTHANRWFSKLARINVVRMEKFI from the exons ATGGCCCAGAAAAATGACT TTCGGTTCTCCATCAGGGAATATAGACCCTCCGACGAACATGTGGTCATGTCCCTCTTTCGCGACGGGATACTTGAACACGTGTACCCAGCTTTCTTCAAGGCCATGAGCCACCCGGACCATGTTGGCGTCGCCCTGAGCCTTTCCATGGCTGGGTATGTGCTGGGAGGCAGCTCCTACTTCCAAGCGTTACTCTTTGGCAGCGCATGGGCCGGCCTCCTTTATTACTGCTGCCACGAGATCTACGAAGGCTACATGACCGGCAGGCTGAGCACAGACATGGCCGACATTCGAGCCAACTACCTGGAAAACCCAGACAGCGGTTTGTGGGTGGCAGAGGCAGACGCAGACGCCAACGGCCACTCCGAGGTGGTGGGGATGGTGGCCGTGACGGGGAAAAGGAGAGGGGAGAAAGGCGAGAGGTTTGACGAGTGGAACGGAGGAGCGATGGGAGACGGCCCCGAGTTTGCCCAAGACGCCGTGGACGGGAGTTACGGCGAGATGTCCCACGCGGTCGTGGCGTTCCCGTGGCGCCGCCGACACCTGGGTTCACAGTTGACAGGGAAGGCCCTCGATTTCTGCAAAGAGCGAGGATACGCCCGCCTCGTCCTGGACGTCAGCTCGCCACAGACGGCGGCCATCTCCCTCTACCAAAAATTCGGTTTTGTTCAGACCGAATGCCACCGTAACACACACGCCAACCGCTGGTTCTCCAAACTGGCCCGAATAAATGTGGTGCGAATGGAGAAGTTCATTTAA